Proteins from a genomic interval of Leptospira kanakyensis:
- the rplC gene encoding 50S ribosomal protein L3: MAKGLIGEKLGMAHIFNNEGKMVTVTVLRVGPCFVSQVKTSANDGYEAVQLAFGDAKEKHMTKAEVGHIKKANIAAPKKTLIEFKGFEDVAVGAEVKLADVFALNDTVKVTGTSKGKGTQGVVKRHGFAGGPAGHGSRFQRHPGSIGSNTTPGRVFKGLKMGGRMGSEQSTVRNLKVVKIDADANLVFVSGPVPGRERGIVTIEKIG, translated from the coding sequence ATGGCTAAAGGTTTAATCGGCGAAAAATTGGGCATGGCCCACATATTCAATAACGAAGGTAAAATGGTTACTGTAACTGTTTTACGCGTGGGTCCTTGTTTTGTGTCCCAGGTAAAAACATCTGCGAACGACGGCTACGAAGCGGTTCAATTAGCATTTGGTGATGCCAAAGAAAAACACATGACGAAGGCCGAAGTTGGACACATTAAAAAAGCTAACATTGCAGCTCCTAAAAAAACTCTGATTGAATTCAAAGGTTTTGAGGATGTAGCAGTTGGTGCTGAGGTAAAACTCGCTGATGTGTTTGCTTTGAACGACACGGTGAAAGTAACCGGAACTTCTAAGGGAAAGGGAACACAAGGTGTTGTTAAACGACACGGTTTTGCTGGTGGTCCTGCTGGACACGGTTCCAGATTCCAAAGACATCCTGGTTCGATTGGTTCTAACACAACTCCTGGACGTGTGTTCAAGGGTTTGAAAATGGGCGGAAGAATGGGTTCTGAACAGAGCACTGTTCGAAACCTGAAAGTAGTAAAAATTGATGCAGACGCCAACTTGGTATTTGTATCCGGTCCGGTTCCAGGAAGAGAACGCGGTATCGTTACGATAGAGAAAATCGGATAA
- the rpsJ gene encoding 30S ribosomal protein S10, giving the protein MAGQRIRVKLKAFDHRLIDQSTFEIVATAKRTGATVSGPIPLPTKKEIYTVLRSPHVNKKAREQFEMRTHKRLIDILNTNEDTVEALMKLQLPAGVSVDIKS; this is encoded by the coding sequence ATGGCTGGACAAAGAATTCGCGTTAAGTTAAAAGCTTTCGATCATCGGTTGATTGACCAATCAACCTTTGAAATCGTTGCGACTGCGAAGAGGACCGGAGCTACTGTCTCCGGTCCAATCCCACTTCCAACGAAAAAAGAAATCTACACGGTATTACGTTCTCCGCACGTGAATAAAAAAGCTAGAGAACAATTTGAAATGAGAACTCACAAGAGACTCATCGATATTTTAAATACGAATGAAGATACGGTAGAAGCCCTGATGAAGCTTCAACTCCCTGCTGGAGTTTCCGTAGATATTAAATCCTAA
- the rpsG gene encoding 30S ribosomal protein S7 — translation MSRRRGKVEPRHIEGDPKYNDKVISKFINCLMVDGKKSVAEAVFYDALEVIAKKTGQDPFAVFQEALENAKPQVEVKSRRVGGVTYQVPIEVRPERRLALGIRWLIKYSRGRNEKSMKNKLAAEFMEAQKGTGSAIKKKEDIRKMADANKAFSHYRW, via the coding sequence ATGTCTAGAAGAAGAGGAAAAGTTGAACCACGCCACATCGAAGGCGATCCTAAATACAATGACAAGGTGATTTCTAAGTTTATCAACTGCCTAATGGTAGATGGTAAAAAAAGTGTCGCTGAAGCCGTGTTCTACGATGCATTAGAAGTAATTGCTAAAAAAACAGGACAAGATCCTTTTGCAGTTTTCCAAGAAGCATTGGAAAATGCAAAACCACAAGTGGAAGTAAAATCCCGCCGAGTGGGTGGTGTTACTTACCAAGTACCAATTGAAGTTCGTCCAGAAAGACGTCTTGCACTTGGTATCAGATGGCTTATCAAATACAGCCGTGGTAGAAACGAAAAATCAATGAAGAACAAATTGGCTGCAGAATTTATGGAAGCGCAAAAAGGCACCGGATCTGCGATCAAGAAAAAAGAAGACATCAGAAAGATGGCAGACGCCAACAAGGCTTTCTCCCACTACCGCTGGTAG
- a CDS encoding elongation factor G-like protein: MKYRTVGIFAHIDSGKTTLTERILFEAGKISAVGSIEDGNTESDSLQEEIDRGISIRTTFHSLPWNTNFGEFRIQLVDTPGHIDFRNQVTDLLPAMETAIVVLEAGTVVQSQARLVIEELTKASVPMVFFINKLDRFGDDYLDTLVSLEEILGGAPVALFQKDELGKLEYYFQHPSAFPKTVKEELISWSDDLMISSWNDPSGQTDFSMIGLHTGPKAGKLYPVYGGSAKTGEGVRELLDLVLWTEPKETEDPSSLALPMLVLSRRTNPEFGRYAVVYPTRDIRLDEIQSLWKQLLTNGEENSTRRAKGNSIEENPFHFLDPETEETLTTLQKGKLVFLKNHLDLVLLPAKSVVQTNGLPSEEEGPPSDRSQSPFSVVLEPDESSEKEFWLCRLEELVWEDPGYVLQNKEDTGQLVLLGRGELHLEIGIRRVMERTEKKLNFSSINIAKLEHLKKMSHKVALEHRAFEDQKSSGALIAVLEDTADFSKHIAFEVSLPEEVKNSIETSFLEACLHGFYGEEVVGLRLRVLSYEMPKGDVQITLTLLKVAILAGVKELFPSNTYLVGPLTEIEVMVDADHLGVVLSDLSRRNAKVVSIEEAVAGKSHLKANAPAQNLLGFSGALRNMTKGIGISWERTAFTYEFHAVLKE, encoded by the coding sequence ATGAAATACCGAACAGTTGGAATTTTTGCACATATTGATTCGGGTAAAACCACACTCACCGAACGAATCTTATTTGAAGCAGGTAAAATTTCTGCTGTCGGTTCCATTGAAGACGGGAACACGGAATCGGATTCTTTACAGGAAGAAATTGACCGAGGAATTTCCATTCGCACCACATTTCATTCCCTTCCATGGAATACAAATTTTGGTGAGTTCAGGATCCAACTCGTAGACACACCGGGTCATATTGACTTTCGTAACCAAGTCACAGACCTTTTGCCTGCTATGGAAACTGCCATAGTTGTTTTGGAGGCAGGGACTGTGGTGCAATCACAAGCCCGCCTTGTCATTGAGGAACTAACAAAAGCCTCTGTTCCTATGGTGTTTTTTATCAACAAACTGGATAGGTTTGGAGATGATTACTTGGACACTCTTGTGTCTTTAGAAGAAATTTTAGGCGGAGCTCCTGTGGCTCTCTTTCAGAAAGACGAATTGGGAAAATTGGAATACTATTTCCAGCACCCTTCCGCTTTTCCAAAAACAGTAAAAGAAGAATTAATTTCCTGGAGCGATGATCTGATGATTTCCTCCTGGAACGATCCTTCTGGCCAAACGGACTTTTCGATGATTGGGTTACACACGGGCCCGAAGGCCGGGAAACTCTATCCTGTTTACGGAGGTTCTGCGAAAACGGGGGAGGGAGTTCGGGAACTTTTGGATTTGGTACTTTGGACAGAACCAAAAGAAACAGAAGATCCTTCTTCTCTTGCCTTGCCAATGCTTGTCCTCTCGAGAAGGACTAATCCTGAGTTTGGTCGGTATGCGGTCGTTTATCCAACACGTGATATCCGCTTGGATGAGATCCAGTCTTTATGGAAGCAGTTGCTAACCAATGGAGAGGAGAACTCCACCCGCCGAGCGAAAGGAAATTCTATAGAGGAAAATCCCTTTCATTTCCTAGATCCAGAAACAGAAGAAACACTCACTACTTTACAAAAGGGTAAATTGGTTTTCCTAAAAAATCACTTGGATCTAGTTCTATTGCCCGCCAAGTCAGTGGTCCAAACAAATGGCCTTCCTTCCGAAGAAGAGGGCCCACCTTCGGATCGTTCCCAAAGCCCTTTCTCTGTGGTCTTGGAACCAGACGAATCATCGGAGAAAGAGTTTTGGTTATGTCGCCTGGAAGAACTGGTTTGGGAAGATCCAGGGTATGTGCTCCAAAACAAGGAAGATACCGGACAGTTGGTACTCCTTGGCCGAGGAGAACTCCATTTGGAAATTGGAATCCGAAGGGTAATGGAAAGAACCGAAAAAAAACTCAATTTTAGTTCGATAAACATTGCCAAATTAGAGCATCTTAAAAAAATGTCTCATAAGGTTGCCCTAGAGCATCGTGCCTTTGAAGATCAAAAATCAAGCGGCGCGCTCATCGCAGTCCTGGAAGATACTGCCGATTTTTCGAAGCATATTGCCTTCGAGGTAAGTCTTCCGGAAGAAGTAAAAAATTCGATAGAAACGTCCTTTTTGGAAGCCTGCTTACACGGGTTCTACGGTGAGGAAGTTGTAGGTCTTAGACTTCGTGTTCTCTCTTACGAGATGCCGAAGGGAGACGTGCAAATCACTTTGACGCTTTTGAAAGTAGCGATACTGGCAGGTGTAAAGGAATTGTTTCCATCCAACACATATTTGGTCGGACCCCTCACGGAAATAGAAGTGATGGTGGACGCAGACCACTTAGGTGTAGTTCTTTCTGATCTAAGTCGCAGAAACGCTAAGGTGGTCTCCATCGAGGAAGCTGTGGCAGGGAAGAGTCACTTAAAAGCCAATGCACCGGCCCAAAACCTGCTTGGCTTTTCAGGGGCTCTTAGAAACATGACCAAAGGGATTGGCATTTCTTGGGAAAGGACTGCTTTTACCTATGAATTTCATGCAGTTTTAAAGGAGTAA
- the rpoC gene encoding DNA-directed RNA polymerase subunit beta' — translation MRNYNSFESITIRLASPERIKEWSFGEVKKPETINYRTLKPERDGLFCEKIFGTTKDWECYCGKFKSIRYKGVVCDKCGVEVTHSKVRRERMGHIELAAPVSHIWYYRSVPSRMGLLLDMTINQLKSVLYFEKYVIIDPADSGRNRGELIDEDEYHNYLDEYGDKFIAGIGGDAIKELLARIDVDAEARVIRQKIQDKNKISDKRIFKRLEVLEAFRDSGNRPEWMVLDVVPVIPPELRPMVQLEGGRFATSDLNDLYRRVINRNNRLKRLLALKAPEIIVRNEKRMLQEAVDALFDNSRRKRTVKGKGNRPLKSISDMLKGKQGRFRQNLLGKRVDYSGRSVIVVGPELKYHQMGLPKKMALELFKPFIMKRLVDLELAPNIKSAKKKIEAEDKEVFDVLETVVKEHPVLLNRAPTLHRLGIQAFLPVLVEGKAIKLHPLVCHAFNADFDGDQMAIHVPLAPKAQLETWMLMLSPHNILNPANGQPICGPTQDIVLGIYYLTSEVKDAKGEGKFFTGLEEVMYAIETKTVEIRSKISVLHEGKIIETTPGRLIFNQVMPKGYVYINRTLGDKETNKIIADVYEKFGPGITVVMLDEIKRLGYRYATVFAPTISIDDIRVSPQKEGLVTDANKEVEKADMEYRKGIITNEERRKKVIEIWTKTNDRITDGMFKELEKDQGGFNPVFVMAASGARGSKQQIRQLAGMRGLMAKPSGEIIELAIRSNFREGLGVLEFFISTHGARKGLADTALKTADAGYLTRRLVDISQDVIVSEDDCGTKANITLGIVKEGENVIVSLADRVFGRYTAEDLVDPVSEKVVFPKDTLITRALGQQIENLGYDKIKVRSPLTCRSRHGICTKCYGMDMARLVPAEIGEAVGTIAAQSIGQPGTQLTMRTFHVGGAASATISEREHKVPYRSIVKSINGRLVTNANSAKVFARRGTIIVNRLIQEFNTDSLSSVRVVDGQRLEKGEVFATQVGESTEQRITSDQAGTVSLVGTTLRILGDDFVIPVKIGTILRAEEGQIVEENKALAEFDPFNEVAVSETAGTIQWEDLEIGKNVRRDVDPKTSNIILKVVEQKKDRLVPKVIVGSDGYSVPVDALLQFQNGDKVREGDIIFKIPSVAEKTRDITGGLPRVDELFEARRPKDACTLAEIDGKIEDKGEIVKEKRILYIIPETAEQEKVKVAIPVGKQIRVRQGDFVKRGDQLDEGNFDPHDILAIKGPNALHEYLVSEVQEVYRLQGVHINDKHIEVVVRSMLRKVIITDSGDTSFVNQQQVDKFLFDEENDRVEKEGGSPAQGTPVLLGLTKASLNTESYFSAASFQETTKVLTDAAIKGKTDNLMGLKENVIIGHMIPAGTGMKKYRDIEVFKDLPGDLDWDLESEEEEEEVSELSESAPVSTATLSRLVAEEDEDEDELEEESDDSDDEDDDD, via the coding sequence ATGAGAAATTACAATAGTTTTGAATCGATTACGATCCGTTTGGCATCACCCGAGCGGATCAAAGAGTGGTCGTTCGGGGAAGTTAAAAAACCTGAAACGATCAACTACCGTACCCTAAAACCGGAACGAGATGGTCTTTTCTGCGAAAAAATCTTCGGAACCACGAAGGATTGGGAATGTTACTGCGGTAAGTTCAAATCCATCCGTTATAAGGGAGTGGTTTGCGACAAATGCGGGGTTGAGGTAACTCACTCCAAAGTGCGTCGTGAAAGAATGGGCCATATTGAACTTGCGGCTCCCGTATCACATATTTGGTACTACCGTTCGGTTCCTTCTCGTATGGGTCTCCTTCTTGATATGACCATCAACCAACTCAAAAGTGTTCTTTACTTTGAGAAGTATGTGATTATCGATCCTGCTGATTCCGGAAGGAACAGAGGCGAGCTCATCGATGAAGATGAATACCATAATTATTTAGATGAATACGGTGATAAATTTATCGCAGGTATCGGTGGGGACGCCATCAAAGAACTTCTCGCACGTATCGACGTGGATGCAGAAGCTCGTGTGATCCGCCAAAAGATCCAAGATAAAAATAAAATCTCCGACAAACGTATTTTCAAACGCCTAGAAGTTTTGGAAGCGTTCCGGGATTCCGGAAACCGTCCTGAGTGGATGGTTCTGGATGTAGTTCCAGTGATCCCACCAGAACTTCGTCCGATGGTGCAATTAGAGGGGGGACGTTTTGCAACGTCCGACCTTAACGATTTGTATCGTCGAGTGATCAACAGAAACAATCGTCTCAAACGACTTCTTGCATTGAAAGCTCCTGAGATCATCGTACGAAACGAAAAACGTATGTTACAAGAAGCAGTAGATGCTCTTTTTGATAACAGCCGTCGCAAACGCACTGTGAAAGGAAAAGGAAATCGACCACTGAAATCGATCTCCGACATGCTCAAAGGAAAACAAGGCCGGTTCCGCCAAAACCTACTCGGTAAACGTGTGGATTACTCTGGTCGTTCCGTAATTGTAGTTGGTCCTGAACTCAAATACCACCAAATGGGTCTTCCTAAAAAAATGGCTTTGGAACTTTTCAAACCATTCATTATGAAACGCCTTGTGGATTTGGAACTAGCACCAAACATCAAATCTGCGAAGAAAAAAATCGAAGCAGAAGACAAAGAAGTTTTTGATGTTTTGGAAACTGTGGTGAAAGAACACCCGGTTCTCCTGAACCGTGCTCCTACACTTCACAGACTAGGAATCCAAGCATTTTTACCAGTCCTTGTAGAAGGAAAGGCAATCAAACTCCATCCTCTCGTTTGTCACGCGTTTAACGCCGACTTTGACGGGGACCAAATGGCAATCCACGTACCGCTTGCTCCAAAGGCACAGCTCGAAACTTGGATGCTTATGTTATCACCGCATAACATTTTGAATCCTGCGAACGGACAACCGATTTGTGGACCAACACAAGATATCGTTCTTGGAATTTACTACTTAACTTCTGAAGTAAAAGACGCTAAAGGAGAAGGAAAATTCTTCACTGGTCTGGAAGAGGTAATGTATGCGATTGAAACGAAAACCGTAGAAATTCGCTCCAAAATCTCCGTTCTTCATGAAGGGAAAATCATCGAAACCACACCGGGAAGACTTATCTTCAACCAAGTGATGCCAAAAGGGTATGTTTATATCAACAGAACCCTCGGTGATAAAGAAACAAACAAAATCATTGCAGACGTATACGAGAAGTTTGGGCCAGGGATCACGGTTGTGATGCTTGATGAAATCAAACGACTTGGTTACCGTTATGCGACTGTATTTGCTCCTACGATCTCGATTGATGACATCCGAGTTTCTCCTCAAAAAGAGGGTCTTGTCACTGATGCCAACAAAGAAGTAGAAAAAGCGGATATGGAGTATCGTAAAGGTATCATCACGAACGAAGAACGTCGTAAAAAAGTAATCGAGATTTGGACCAAAACCAATGACCGAATTACTGACGGGATGTTTAAGGAACTCGAAAAAGACCAAGGTGGATTCAATCCAGTATTCGTGATGGCAGCATCCGGAGCTCGTGGTTCCAAACAACAGATCCGTCAGCTCGCAGGGATGCGGGGACTTATGGCGAAACCGTCTGGGGAAATCATTGAACTTGCGATTCGTTCCAACTTCCGTGAAGGTCTCGGGGTATTAGAATTTTTTATCTCCACACACGGTGCGAGAAAGGGTCTTGCGGATACGGCGTTAAAAACTGCCGATGCGGGTTACCTCACTCGTCGTCTTGTGGACATCTCTCAAGATGTGATCGTATCGGAAGATGATTGCGGAACCAAAGCAAACATCACTCTCGGAATTGTAAAAGAAGGGGAAAACGTTATCGTTTCTCTTGCGGACAGAGTGTTCGGTCGTTATACGGCAGAAGACCTTGTGGATCCAGTTTCCGAAAAAGTGGTATTTCCGAAAGACACTCTCATCACAAGAGCTCTTGGACAACAAATTGAAAACCTTGGTTACGATAAAATCAAAGTAAGATCACCTCTGACTTGTAGATCACGCCACGGAATTTGTACAAAATGTTACGGTATGGACATGGCTCGCCTTGTGCCTGCTGAGATTGGGGAAGCAGTGGGAACCATTGCGGCTCAGTCCATTGGACAACCGGGAACACAGCTTACGATGAGAACTTTCCACGTGGGTGGTGCGGCATCTGCTACCATTTCAGAAAGAGAACATAAAGTTCCTTATCGCTCTATCGTAAAATCAATTAACGGTCGTCTTGTGACTAACGCAAACTCTGCAAAAGTATTTGCTCGTCGCGGAACGATCATCGTCAACAGGCTGATCCAAGAATTCAATACCGATTCACTTTCCAGTGTTCGTGTTGTCGATGGACAAAGACTGGAAAAAGGGGAAGTATTTGCGACCCAAGTTGGCGAATCAACAGAACAACGAATCACTTCAGACCAAGCGGGAACTGTTTCTCTTGTAGGAACCACTCTTCGTATCTTGGGTGATGACTTTGTGATTCCAGTAAAAATCGGAACCATCCTTCGTGCAGAAGAAGGCCAAATCGTAGAAGAAAACAAAGCACTCGCTGAGTTTGACCCTTTTAACGAAGTGGCAGTATCAGAAACCGCAGGAACCATCCAATGGGAAGATTTAGAAATTGGTAAAAACGTTCGTCGTGACGTAGATCCAAAAACTTCCAATATCATTTTGAAAGTTGTAGAACAAAAGAAAGATCGTCTCGTTCCGAAAGTCATAGTTGGTTCTGATGGATACTCTGTCCCTGTGGACGCACTCCTCCAGTTCCAAAATGGAGACAAGGTTCGAGAAGGGGATATCATCTTCAAAATTCCATCAGTTGCAGAAAAAACTCGTGATATCACGGGTGGTCTTCCACGGGTAGATGAACTTTTCGAAGCTCGTCGTCCGAAAGATGCCTGCACACTGGCAGAAATCGATGGAAAGATCGAAGACAAAGGGGAAATCGTAAAAGAAAAACGAATTCTCTATATCATCCCAGAAACTGCAGAACAAGAAAAAGTAAAAGTAGCCATCCCTGTCGGAAAACAAATCCGTGTGCGCCAAGGTGACTTTGTGAAACGAGGAGACCAGTTGGATGAAGGAAACTTTGATCCGCATGATATCCTTGCCATCAAAGGACCAAATGCCCTTCACGAGTATTTGGTTTCTGAGGTTCAGGAAGTTTACCGTCTGCAAGGGGTTCATATCAACGATAAACACATCGAAGTTGTGGTTCGTTCGATGCTTCGTAAGGTAATCATCACTGATAGTGGGGACACATCGTTTGTGAACCAACAACAAGTGGATAAATTCCTCTTTGATGAAGAAAATGACCGCGTGGAAAAAGAAGGGGGATCTCCGGCACAAGGAACTCCTGTCCTTCTGGGATTAACAAAAGCATCCCTTAACACAGAGTCTTATTTCTCTGCAGCGTCCTTCCAAGAAACCACTAAGGTTTTAACGGATGCGGCCATCAAAGGAAAAACAGACAACCTCATGGGTCTGAAAGAAAACGTCATCATTGGTCATATGATTCCTGCGGGAACAGGTATGAAAAAATACCGTGACATTGAAGTTTTCAAGGATCTTCCAGGAGACTTGGATTGGGATTTGGAATCGGAAGAAGAGGAAGAAGAAGTTTCTGAACTTTCAGAATCAGCTCCCGTTTCTACTGCCACACTTTCTAGACTTGTTGCCGAGGAGGACGAGGATGAAGATGAGTTGGAAGAAGAATCAGACGACTCAGATGATGAGGACGATGACGATTAG
- the tuf gene encoding elongation factor Tu, with product MAKEKFDRSKPHLNIGTIGHVDHGKTTLTAAITTTLAKLVGGKNKAIAYDQIDNAPEEKARGITIATSHQEYETPNRHYAHVDCPGHADYVKNMITGAAQMDAAILVVSATDGAMPQTKEHILLARQVGVPYIVVYLNKADMLAADERDDMVEMVKEEIKDLLNKYNFPGDKTPFISGSALKALEGEDSDLGMKSILKLMEAVDTYVPNPTRIVDKPFLMPVEDVFSITGRGTVATGRVEQGVLKINDEIEIVGIRDTSKSVVTGIEMFRKLLDQAEAGDNIGALLRGTKKEDIERGQVLAKPGTITPHRKFKAEVYVLTKDEGGRHTPFFNNYRPQFYFRTTDITGVCNLPGGMEMVMPGDNVTMSIELIHPIAMDQGLKFAIREGGRTIGSGVVAEIVE from the coding sequence ATGGCTAAAGAAAAATTTGACCGTTCAAAACCACACTTAAACATCGGAACTATTGGTCACGTTGACCACGGTAAGACAACCCTAACAGCAGCAATCACTACAACGCTTGCGAAGTTAGTTGGTGGAAAAAATAAAGCGATTGCTTATGACCAAATCGACAATGCGCCCGAAGAAAAGGCTCGTGGGATTACTATTGCAACGTCTCACCAGGAGTATGAAACTCCAAACCGTCACTACGCACACGTAGATTGCCCGGGACACGCGGACTATGTTAAAAACATGATTACTGGTGCTGCTCAGATGGACGCTGCGATTCTCGTAGTATCTGCAACTGACGGTGCTATGCCACAAACTAAAGAACACATCCTTCTTGCTCGCCAAGTAGGGGTTCCTTACATCGTGGTTTACCTAAACAAAGCTGACATGCTCGCTGCTGATGAAAGAGACGATATGGTTGAGATGGTTAAAGAGGAAATCAAAGACCTTCTTAACAAATACAACTTTCCTGGTGATAAAACACCTTTCATCTCTGGTTCTGCATTAAAAGCTCTTGAAGGTGAAGATTCTGACTTAGGAATGAAATCCATTCTTAAACTTATGGAAGCTGTTGATACTTACGTTCCAAACCCTACACGTATTGTTGATAAACCTTTCCTTATGCCAGTTGAGGACGTATTCTCAATCACTGGTCGTGGAACTGTTGCAACTGGTCGTGTGGAGCAAGGTGTTCTTAAGATCAACGACGAGATCGAAATCGTTGGTATCCGTGATACATCTAAATCAGTTGTTACTGGTATTGAGATGTTCCGTAAACTACTCGATCAAGCAGAAGCTGGAGACAACATTGGTGCTCTTCTTCGCGGAACTAAAAAAGAAGACATCGAAAGAGGTCAAGTTCTTGCGAAACCGGGTACTATCACTCCACACAGAAAATTTAAAGCGGAAGTTTACGTTCTTACTAAAGACGAAGGTGGACGTCATACTCCATTCTTTAACAACTACCGTCCTCAGTTCTACTTCAGAACTACAGACATCACTGGTGTTTGTAACCTTCCTGGTGGAATGGAGATGGTTATGCCGGGAGATAACGTTACGATGTCAATCGAACTTATCCACCCAATTGCTATGGACCAAGGTTTGAAGTTCGCTATCCGTGAGGGTGGAAGAACAATTGGTTCTGGTGTTGTTGCGGAGATCGTTGAGTAA
- the rpsL gene encoding 30S ribosomal protein S12, translating into MPTINQLIRIGREDQKKRTKSPALKACPQRRGVCTRVMTFTPKKPNSALRKVARVRLTTGIEVTAYIPGEGHNLQEHNVVLIRGGRVKDLPGVRYHIIRGTLDTLGVDKRRKGRSKYGAKRPKA; encoded by the coding sequence ATGCCTACAATTAACCAGCTCATCCGCATTGGAAGAGAAGACCAAAAGAAAAGAACTAAATCTCCTGCCCTAAAAGCATGCCCACAAAGACGTGGAGTTTGCACTAGGGTAATGACCTTTACTCCTAAAAAACCGAACTCAGCTCTTCGTAAAGTAGCAAGGGTTCGCCTCACTACTGGAATTGAAGTGACTGCTTACATTCCTGGTGAAGGCCATAACCTCCAAGAACACAACGTGGTTCTCATCCGTGGGGGAAGGGTAAAAGATTTACCAGGGGTTCGTTATCATATCATTCGTGGAACACTGGATACACTCGGTGTAGACAAACGTCGTAAAGGACGTTCTAAATACGGCGCTAAGCGTCCTAAAGCGTAA